In one Rhodopirellula halodulae genomic region, the following are encoded:
- a CDS encoding 3-deoxy-7-phosphoheptulonate synthase: MIRTDDLRIGAIKNLMSPQELLTEIPASDEVSQTVADGRAAIQNVLQKKDDRLLVIVGPCSIHDPDSAREYAEKLAVQQKKHAEDLLIVMRVYFEKPRTTVGWKGLINDPKLDDSFEINYGLRTARKLLSDINAMGLPTGTEFLDLISPQYVADLVGWGAIGARTTESQGHRELASGLSCPVGFKNGTSGNVQIAVDAICSARRPHHFLSVTKEGTSAIFATTGNPDCHIILRGGKYTNYDAASIDMASELLEKADLPPRIMVDCSHANSRKIFKRQSYVCRDICAQVSEGDDRIMGVMIESNLLEGNQKLSAEPLVKGLSVTDACVGWDTTEQLLGDLGQAVIERRQTNK; encoded by the coding sequence ATGATCCGCACCGATGACCTTCGTATCGGCGCCATCAAAAACCTGATGTCACCCCAAGAGTTGCTGACCGAAATTCCCGCCAGCGACGAAGTTTCGCAAACCGTCGCCGATGGACGAGCCGCGATCCAAAATGTGTTGCAGAAAAAGGACGATCGCTTGCTGGTGATCGTCGGACCGTGCTCGATCCACGATCCAGACTCCGCTCGCGAATACGCGGAAAAATTGGCGGTCCAGCAAAAGAAACATGCCGAGGACCTGCTGATCGTGATGCGGGTCTACTTCGAAAAACCTCGCACCACCGTCGGATGGAAGGGTCTGATCAACGACCCCAAACTCGACGATAGCTTCGAAATCAACTACGGCCTGCGAACCGCTCGCAAGCTTCTCAGTGACATCAACGCGATGGGCTTGCCGACCGGCACGGAATTCCTGGATCTGATCAGCCCGCAATACGTCGCTGACTTGGTCGGCTGGGGTGCCATCGGTGCTCGCACGACCGAGAGCCAGGGGCACCGGGAATTGGCGTCCGGGCTGTCTTGCCCCGTCGGATTCAAGAACGGCACTAGCGGCAACGTCCAAATCGCGGTCGATGCGATTTGCTCGGCCCGTCGTCCACACCATTTCTTGTCCGTCACCAAAGAAGGCACCTCCGCCATTTTCGCGACCACGGGGAATCCTGACTGCCACATCATCCTGCGTGGTGGCAAGTACACGAACTACGACGCCGCCAGCATCGACATGGCGTCAGAGCTGCTCGAAAAAGCTGACTTGCCACCGCGGATCATGGTTGATTGCAGCCACGCCAACAGTCGCAAAATCTTCAAACGACAATCCTATGTTTGTCGCGACATCTGCGCTCAGGTTTCCGAAGGCGATGATCGCATCATGGGCGTGATGATCGAAAGCAACCTGCTGGAAGGCAATCAAAAACTGAGCGCCGAACCGTTGGTCAAAGGTCTGAGCGTTACCGATGCGTGCGTCGGTTGGGACACAACCGAACAATTGCTGGGCGACCTTGGCCAAGCCGTCATCGAGCGACGTCAAACCAACAAGTAA
- a CDS encoding PSD1 and planctomycete cytochrome C domain-containing protein has translation MRPWLVRERLEFVELRSTDPPDVAGGLYLVLVEPRNARSASHLPPAHPRLAMFQLPRWMTLAAPLWCVATTALAVDYAEQIQPLLSEKCAPCHGALKQEADLRLDAGVLIHESGMVDVQDPSGSVLLARVIADDPHERMPPEGEGEKLTSQQVDLLSRWIAEGAVYPDDEAIPDDPANHWAYQPPAKTVASFAKVASDPSHAPNEFCESKLDELLAQQWAIRGIEPAALADARTLVRRLYLDVLGLPPTKEEVDRYLADDAPDAWPQLVDRLLEHPAYSERWARHWMDVWRYSDWDGYKDALRGSARHIWRWRDWIIQSLAEDKGYDQMIREMIAGDEIAPLDQDVLAATGFLARNFHKSNRDIWLDASVEHTAKAFLGLTLNCARCHDHKYDPIAQTDYYQFRAIYEPHRIRTDLVSGEPSIKKDGLPRAYDADLDAETYLYVAGNEKTPDKDNPLQAALPSLFQRPLKPVPVSVPREAAFPKLRKEVQDRQVRAAQKKIDAATKAYETAVSSKDVDESQKQIAFERLALAQSQLTALQSRWTAEWAVLHERPGQSELAQAAAAAERLARLAETELQLSETQQKLDLVLDKTFETEEAKTKEVASLEKSHDDARKKRDEAKQALVSSDGDYTKLSERYPTTSSGRRLALAEWIVDPSNPLTARVAVNHVWSHYFGKPIVENTFDFGLRSPRPLQIEVLDHLAVEWMRNGWSWKHLHRMILNSRAYRRASSGQGNAWDVAQKADPDNETFWRAVPRRLEAEAVRDALLHVAGLLREDRGGPETPFADGERVYRRSVYLQHAYEKQNTMLVLFDAANPNDCYRRSESVVPQQALALANSDLALSASRTLARNLQAQLGNPSPKDFIQTAFETVLSRPAREQELDACVEFLHQQTLLRREADSLTPSPGGTEAAVKASGDPDQRAKESLVHVLLNHNDFVTIR, from the coding sequence ATGCGGCCTTGGCTGGTTCGCGAAAGGTTGGAATTTGTTGAGCTGCGAAGCACCGACCCACCTGATGTCGCGGGTGGTCTATACTTGGTCTTGGTGGAGCCGCGAAATGCCCGCTCCGCTTCCCACCTCCCGCCTGCCCACCCCCGCCTCGCCATGTTTCAGTTGCCACGTTGGATGACGTTGGCCGCGCCGTTGTGGTGTGTCGCCACCACCGCATTGGCTGTGGACTACGCCGAGCAGATTCAGCCTCTGCTGAGTGAGAAGTGTGCCCCGTGCCATGGAGCGTTGAAACAAGAAGCCGACCTGCGATTGGATGCCGGTGTCTTGATTCATGAGTCCGGCATGGTTGACGTGCAGGACCCATCGGGCAGCGTCCTTCTCGCTCGTGTGATCGCCGACGACCCTCACGAGCGAATGCCGCCGGAAGGGGAAGGCGAGAAGCTGACTTCGCAGCAAGTCGATTTGCTGTCGCGATGGATCGCTGAAGGAGCGGTCTATCCAGACGATGAAGCCATCCCGGATGACCCGGCGAATCATTGGGCTTACCAACCGCCGGCCAAGACGGTGGCCTCTTTTGCGAAGGTGGCTTCTGATCCGAGTCATGCACCGAACGAATTCTGTGAATCAAAGCTGGACGAGCTGCTGGCCCAGCAGTGGGCGATTCGCGGAATTGAGCCCGCTGCCCTGGCTGATGCTCGGACGCTTGTTCGGCGTCTGTATCTCGATGTGTTGGGTTTGCCACCGACGAAAGAGGAAGTCGATCGCTATCTCGCGGACGATGCTCCGGATGCTTGGCCTCAGTTGGTGGATCGTTTGTTGGAGCATCCCGCGTACTCTGAACGTTGGGCTCGGCACTGGATGGACGTTTGGCGGTACAGCGATTGGGACGGCTACAAAGACGCGCTGCGCGGAAGTGCGCGGCATATCTGGCGATGGCGAGATTGGATCATCCAGTCGTTGGCGGAGGACAAAGGCTACGACCAAATGATTCGCGAAATGATCGCGGGCGATGAGATTGCTCCGTTGGATCAAGACGTGTTGGCCGCCACCGGGTTCTTGGCGAGGAACTTTCACAAGAGCAACCGCGATATCTGGTTGGACGCGAGCGTGGAGCACACGGCCAAAGCGTTCCTGGGTTTGACGCTGAACTGCGCCCGTTGCCACGACCACAAATACGATCCGATCGCCCAGACGGATTACTACCAGTTCCGAGCGATCTACGAACCGCATCGCATTCGAACGGATTTGGTTTCCGGAGAACCGAGCATCAAGAAAGACGGTTTGCCGCGTGCTTACGACGCTGACTTGGATGCGGAAACGTATCTGTATGTGGCCGGCAATGAAAAGACGCCTGACAAGGACAACCCACTGCAAGCCGCTTTGCCGTCTTTGTTTCAACGACCTTTGAAACCCGTGCCGGTTTCTGTTCCTCGCGAAGCGGCTTTTCCGAAGTTACGAAAGGAAGTGCAAGACCGCCAGGTTCGGGCGGCACAGAAGAAGATCGATGCGGCGACGAAAGCCTACGAGACGGCTGTTTCGTCGAAGGACGTGGATGAGTCACAGAAACAGATCGCGTTTGAGCGTCTCGCGTTGGCCCAGTCTCAGTTGACCGCCCTTCAATCACGTTGGACAGCGGAGTGGGCCGTTCTCCATGAACGGCCGGGACAGTCGGAGTTGGCACAAGCAGCCGCTGCCGCGGAACGACTGGCCCGTCTAGCGGAGACTGAACTTCAACTCAGCGAGACACAGCAGAAGCTTGACTTGGTCTTAGACAAGACGTTCGAAACGGAAGAAGCAAAGACTAAAGAAGTCGCATCGCTCGAGAAGTCACACGATGACGCTCGGAAGAAACGCGATGAAGCGAAACAGGCGTTGGTGTCGAGCGACGGTGACTACACCAAGCTCAGCGAACGTTATCCGACCACCAGCAGCGGTCGTCGCTTGGCTTTGGCGGAGTGGATCGTGGACCCCAGCAATCCATTGACGGCTCGCGTGGCCGTGAACCATGTGTGGTCGCATTACTTTGGCAAACCAATCGTTGAAAACACCTTCGATTTCGGATTGCGGTCTCCGCGGCCCCTGCAGATCGAGGTGCTGGATCATTTGGCGGTGGAGTGGATGCGGAACGGTTGGAGTTGGAAGCATTTGCACCGAATGATCCTGAATTCGCGAGCCTATCGGCGAGCCTCCAGTGGTCAGGGAAACGCTTGGGATGTCGCGCAAAAAGCGGATCCCGACAACGAAACGTTTTGGCGTGCGGTTCCGCGGCGATTGGAAGCCGAGGCAGTTCGGGACGCGTTGCTGCACGTCGCTGGTTTGCTGCGGGAGGATCGCGGCGGACCGGAGACTCCATTTGCAGACGGCGAACGCGTTTATCGACGCAGTGTTTATTTGCAACACGCCTACGAGAAGCAGAACACCATGTTGGTGTTGTTTGATGCGGCGAACCCAAACGATTGCTACCGACGCAGCGAGAGCGTGGTGCCTCAACAGGCATTGGCGTTGGCCAACAGTGATTTGGCTCTGTCCGCTTCGCGAACGTTGGCGAGGAATCTGCAGGCACAACTTGGCAACCCGAGTCCGAAGGACTTCATCCAAACCGCGTTTGAAACAGTGCTCTCGAGACCGGCCAGGGAACAGGAACTCGATGCATGCGTTGAATTCTTGCATCAGCAAACTTTGTTGCGCCGTGAGGCCGATTCGCTCACGCCGAGTCCCGGTGGAACCGAAGCCGCCGTGAAGGCATCCGGCGATCCCGATCAACGTGCCAAGGAAAGCTTGGTGCACGTCCTGCTCAACCACAATGATTTTGTGACGATCCGATGA
- a CDS encoding DUF1501 domain-containing protein → MKRFDSIITGSNPPQPRFANRRAFLSEMGMGFGGVAATAMMAREAAGSEPQVIHRPAKAKNVIWLFMIGGTSHVESFDPKPALNQYAGKTVQETPHADVLSSPYLENERVVAFDPNNGFIRNEIYPLQVGYRKRGESGLEISDWFPHVGGCADDLCLIRSMWTEDSNHGAQLQFHTGRHRVDGFFPTIGSWANYALGTLNDNLPEFVVMGKPVADCCGGRECHRANYLGPQFDGVPLDIESKQPMPYALPPKDVFWEEQTAKFELLGKLNAMTAQRYPNDAALAARIQSYELAAKMQTAVPDVVDLDQETETTHRMYGLEKKSTAAFGKQMLTARRLVERGVRFVQVYHGSNGGAGQWDSHKGLKKNHTRLCEQTDQPIAALLKDLKQRGLLDETLVVWATEFGRTPGSQHGDGRDHHPYGFSVWMSGGGVRGGMAHGATDELGFHAVEDRHYVTDIHATILNQLGVDPRSLSVPGRVRLERDYGHVIRDILA, encoded by the coding sequence ATGAAACGATTTGATTCAATCATCACGGGTTCCAACCCACCCCAGCCCCGTTTCGCGAATCGGCGAGCGTTTTTGTCGGAGATGGGGATGGGGTTTGGTGGCGTTGCCGCGACCGCGATGATGGCTCGCGAGGCGGCAGGCTCGGAACCACAAGTGATACATCGGCCGGCCAAAGCGAAGAACGTGATTTGGTTGTTCATGATTGGGGGGACCAGCCACGTCGAATCGTTCGACCCAAAACCAGCGCTGAATCAGTACGCGGGCAAAACGGTTCAGGAAACACCACACGCGGACGTGTTGTCGTCACCCTATCTGGAGAACGAACGGGTGGTCGCGTTTGATCCGAACAACGGTTTCATTCGCAACGAGATCTATCCGCTGCAGGTGGGCTATCGCAAACGAGGTGAAAGCGGGTTGGAGATCAGCGATTGGTTCCCGCACGTGGGTGGATGTGCCGACGATCTTTGTCTGATTCGATCGATGTGGACGGAAGACAGCAATCACGGGGCGCAACTGCAATTCCATACCGGGCGTCACCGTGTCGATGGTTTCTTCCCCACGATTGGTTCTTGGGCGAACTATGCACTTGGGACGCTGAACGACAATCTGCCCGAGTTTGTGGTGATGGGAAAACCGGTGGCGGATTGTTGCGGCGGCCGCGAATGTCATCGAGCCAATTACTTGGGGCCACAGTTTGACGGTGTTCCGCTGGACATCGAGTCGAAACAACCGATGCCCTACGCGTTGCCTCCCAAAGACGTGTTTTGGGAAGAGCAAACGGCCAAGTTTGAATTGCTGGGCAAGCTCAACGCGATGACGGCCCAACGCTATCCGAATGACGCGGCTTTGGCCGCTCGGATCCAATCGTATGAGCTGGCGGCGAAGATGCAAACCGCCGTGCCGGATGTGGTGGACCTCGATCAAGAAACCGAGACGACCCATCGCATGTATGGTTTGGAAAAGAAATCGACCGCCGCGTTTGGCAAACAAATGTTGACGGCTCGACGCTTGGTGGAGCGTGGTGTCCGTTTCGTTCAGGTGTACCACGGCAGCAATGGCGGCGCGGGCCAGTGGGATAGCCACAAAGGATTGAAGAAAAACCACACGCGGTTGTGCGAGCAAACGGATCAACCCATCGCGGCATTGCTCAAGGATTTGAAACAACGCGGATTGTTGGACGAGACGTTGGTGGTTTGGGCGACGGAGTTTGGTCGTACGCCGGGATCACAACACGGCGATGGTCGTGATCATCATCCGTACGGCTTTTCCGTCTGGATGTCAGGCGGTGGCGTGCGTGGTGGAATGGCTCATGGGGCAACCGATGAGCTTGGCTTTCACGCGGTCGAAGATCGACACTACGTCACGGACATTCACGCGACGATCTTGAATCAGCTTGGAGTCGATCCAAGGAGTCTTTCGGTGCCGGGCCGTGTTCGTTTGGAACGTGACTACGGTCACGTGATCCGCGACATCCTCGCCTGA
- a CDS encoding antibiotic resistance protein VanZ — protein sequence MSERRSSRLIWLALPGCFLVALTGLFVPMPFHGRMPGAIGDMAHAPLFAGLTLLTLVLLQTLRPLVTGSFPWRRRILLTVVSLFALGVLVEMVQGMIGRSAAVHDAISNGLGIIAAAAWFIAGGLESSKARRALQLLGVLLLTSSWIGPLQVIRDCFRVHSEFPRIASFETRMEITRWHFNRCRRSQTTEDVTDGKFALRWLPQDAPHPAMTLLEVAPDWTSVDTLELDLVLRLKTPVPDPDRTWEIIVKVMDENHQDYHNDVAKHYVTLRANEPQHVVFPSSEMLNGPNDRQLDLSRIKMVSLLIDRPGPGVEVMVDHIHATLQSD from the coding sequence GTGAGTGAACGCCGATCATCGCGACTGATCTGGCTCGCGCTGCCTGGATGTTTCCTGGTGGCGTTGACCGGGCTGTTTGTCCCCATGCCCTTTCATGGACGCATGCCGGGCGCGATCGGCGACATGGCACACGCCCCACTTTTCGCGGGACTGACGTTGTTGACGTTGGTGTTGCTCCAAACCCTGCGACCGTTGGTCACGGGCTCATTTCCATGGCGACGCCGGATTCTTCTGACGGTCGTATCGTTGTTTGCCCTGGGTGTTTTGGTCGAAATGGTCCAAGGCATGATTGGTCGATCGGCCGCCGTTCACGACGCCATCTCAAACGGGCTGGGCATCATTGCCGCGGCGGCATGGTTCATCGCTGGTGGGCTCGAATCATCGAAGGCTCGTCGAGCCCTCCAATTGCTGGGCGTCTTGTTGCTGACCAGCAGTTGGATTGGCCCGCTTCAAGTCATCCGCGATTGTTTCCGCGTTCATTCTGAGTTTCCAAGGATTGCGTCTTTCGAAACACGCATGGAAATCACGCGTTGGCACTTCAATCGTTGTCGCCGCTCGCAAACCACCGAGGACGTGACCGACGGCAAGTTTGCTCTGCGTTGGCTGCCTCAAGACGCACCGCACCCGGCCATGACGTTGTTGGAAGTCGCCCCGGATTGGACGTCGGTTGACACGTTGGAACTCGACTTGGTCCTCCGTTTGAAAACGCCGGTTCCTGATCCCGATCGCACTTGGGAAATCATCGTGAAGGTGATGGACGAGAATCACCAGGACTACCACAACGATGTGGCCAAACACTACGTGACACTTCGAGCGAACGAACCGCAACACGTCGTGTTTCCATCCAGCGAAATGCTCAACGGCCCCAACGACAGACAACTTGATCTCTCTCGTATCAAGATGGTGAGTTTGTTGATCGATCGTCCGGGGCCCGGCGTCGAAGTGATGGTGGATCACATCCACGCGACACTTCAAAGCGATTGA
- a CDS encoding flagellar hook-basal body complex protein — protein sequence MGLQSALTTALTGLSAAETQIDVIGNNLANAQTVGFKSSDAVFATQFLQTLSLGAGPSANNGGTNPRQIGLGVQVAEIAANHNQGTIEISSSSSDLAIQGDGFFQVEAADGEKLYTRNGIFKLNSDAELVNATGQRLLGYGIDEQFRLQTSELVPLSVPLGTKTVAKATENVSFEGTLTPEGDVATAAQVIESLHLGDSQVPQPDATGVSIETAPIADSVTVSGTVGAGSLAAGTYQYRFSLVDASGNESAPSSARSFNVGANGNVDFSNLPADPTGGDYPTVNIYRTGPNGSDFEFLASAAAGGTYNDDGSVPLSGTPLNEDTLTGNYTYMITYYSSGDPESRPSSFLGPKSVVDGRITLSDFPTPPTPPAGGGFPAYDSIRIYRNLAGDQNNFYLVGEVAPGDTFTDSATDADISDLTDPSNQLLDMNGPAVNSNTLLTDVLKRDGLTYENVFSEGTLSYTGRKGGRTLGTKELEITDTTTMQDLLDFLSDASGIQTSQVDSANPIPRSDNNIEGETGDLVAGAYIQDGRIRLVSNNGEANAVDIELSAFRLEDEFGQVTTPNLAFGTQQEAIGQSASSDFVVYDSLGVPINVRVSATLESRTDQATIYRWYADSPDNSVPGSTDITVGTGLIQFDGNGNFVTATEETISINRQGIPSVSPLQFEMDFSLVSGLATEEATLAATQQDGSEPGVLNSFIVGEDGTLRGVFSNGISRDLGQLQLARFANPAGLEARGLNLYAEGVNTGLPVTGQPGENGIGTVIGGALELSNTDIGKDLVELVLASTQYRGNSRVITTTQQLIDELLNLRR from the coding sequence ATGGGACTTCAATCAGCACTGACGACGGCCCTGACCGGACTGAGTGCCGCTGAAACACAGATCGATGTGATCGGTAACAACCTGGCCAACGCTCAAACGGTCGGGTTCAAGTCGTCGGACGCGGTGTTTGCCACGCAGTTTTTGCAAACGCTATCGCTGGGTGCCGGCCCTTCCGCCAACAACGGTGGTACGAACCCACGACAAATCGGTCTGGGTGTTCAAGTCGCTGAAATCGCGGCCAACCACAACCAGGGCACCATCGAAATCAGCAGCAGCAGTAGTGACCTGGCCATCCAAGGCGACGGGTTCTTCCAAGTCGAAGCTGCCGACGGCGAGAAGCTTTACACCCGAAACGGGATTTTCAAACTCAACAGTGACGCGGAATTGGTCAACGCGACCGGTCAGCGTTTGTTGGGTTACGGCATCGACGAGCAGTTTCGATTGCAGACTTCGGAACTCGTTCCCTTGTCCGTGCCCCTGGGAACCAAGACCGTTGCCAAGGCGACCGAGAACGTTTCTTTCGAGGGCACATTGACCCCGGAAGGCGACGTGGCCACGGCGGCTCAGGTCATCGAAAGCCTGCACCTGGGCGACAGCCAAGTTCCTCAACCGGACGCCACCGGAGTATCGATCGAAACCGCACCCATCGCTGACTCGGTTACCGTGAGCGGAACGGTCGGCGCAGGTTCGCTCGCTGCCGGCACGTACCAGTATCGTTTCTCTCTGGTCGATGCCAGTGGCAATGAAAGCGCGCCCAGCTCGGCTCGTTCGTTCAACGTGGGCGCAAACGGCAATGTCGACTTCAGCAACTTGCCGGCGGATCCCACCGGCGGTGATTACCCGACGGTCAACATCTATCGCACCGGCCCCAATGGTTCGGACTTTGAGTTCCTGGCTTCCGCGGCTGCGGGCGGCACCTACAACGACGACGGTTCGGTGCCACTGTCGGGAACCCCACTGAACGAAGACACCCTGACGGGCAACTACACCTACATGATCACCTATTACAGCTCAGGTGATCCGGAAAGCCGCCCCAGTTCGTTCTTGGGTCCCAAGAGCGTGGTCGACGGACGCATCACACTCAGCGATTTCCCCACGCCACCCACGCCGCCGGCCGGCGGTGGTTTTCCCGCGTACGACTCCATCCGAATCTATCGCAACCTCGCGGGTGACCAAAACAACTTTTACTTGGTCGGCGAAGTGGCCCCCGGTGACACCTTCACCGACTCCGCCACCGACGCGGACATCTCGGATCTGACCGATCCCTCCAATCAACTGTTGGACATGAACGGTCCCGCCGTGAACTCCAACACGTTGCTGACAGACGTGCTGAAACGCGACGGGCTCACCTACGAAAACGTCTTCAGCGAAGGCACGCTGAGCTACACCGGACGCAAAGGCGGACGGACGCTCGGCACCAAAGAGCTGGAGATCACCGACACGACCACCATGCAGGACTTGCTGGATTTCTTGTCCGACGCATCGGGCATCCAGACATCGCAAGTCGACTCGGCCAACCCCATCCCGCGTTCGGACAACAACATCGAAGGCGAAACCGGCGACTTGGTGGCAGGTGCCTACATCCAAGACGGCCGCATTCGCTTGGTTTCCAATAATGGGGAAGCCAACGCCGTGGACATCGAACTGTCGGCCTTCCGTTTGGAAGACGAATTCGGTCAAGTCACCACGCCCAACTTGGCGTTTGGTACCCAACAAGAGGCCATCGGACAAAGTGCTTCCAGCGACTTCGTCGTTTATGACTCGCTGGGTGTGCCCATCAACGTTCGGGTTTCCGCGACACTGGAAAGTCGCACCGACCAAGCCACCATCTATCGTTGGTACGCCGACAGTCCTGACAACAGCGTTCCCGGCAGCACCGACATCACCGTCGGAACGGGCTTGATCCAGTTCGACGGAAACGGCAACTTCGTGACGGCCACGGAAGAAACCATTTCGATCAACCGGCAAGGCATCCCCAGCGTCTCGCCGTTGCAATTCGAGATGGACTTTTCGCTGGTGTCTGGTTTGGCAACGGAAGAAGCCACGCTGGCCGCCACCCAACAAGACGGTAGTGAACCCGGGGTGCTCAACAGCTTCATCGTGGGTGAAGACGGAACCCTGCGAGGCGTTTTCAGCAACGGTATTTCTCGCGACTTGGGCCAATTGCAGTTGGCACGTTTCGCCAACCCCGCTGGTTTGGAAGCTCGCGGTTTGAACCTGTATGCCGAAGGCGTCAACACGGGTCTGCCCGTCACCGGCCAACCCGGTGAAAACGGGATCGGAACCGTGATCGGTGGTGCGTTGGAATTGTCCAACACGGACATCGGCAAAGACTTGGTGGAACTCGTTCTGGCCAGCACCCAGTACCGGGGCAACAGCCGAGTGATCACCACCACTCAGCAATTGATCGACGAACTTCTCAACCTTCGACGATAG
- a CDS encoding flagellar hook assembly protein FlgD: MSSASQPTTSSSLANANFSSSEKAGQISGGTNDGYNSLDTDSFLKLLINELQNQDPLDPVDNAQMVQQIGQIREIGATDELTETLGNLSNSQQLVTASGLIGRTVTGLADDQTNTTGVVDKITVETNEDNETRSVKVHVGQKTMQIENIREIQTE, translated from the coding sequence ATGTCCTCCGCCAGCCAACCCACCACGTCCAGCTCGCTCGCCAACGCGAATTTCTCTTCCAGTGAAAAAGCGGGCCAAATCAGCGGCGGAACCAATGACGGATACAATTCGCTCGACACGGACAGTTTTTTGAAGCTGTTGATCAACGAGCTTCAGAACCAGGATCCGCTGGACCCCGTCGACAACGCTCAAATGGTCCAACAGATCGGTCAAATCCGCGAGATCGGTGCGACGGACGAACTGACCGAAACGCTGGGCAATCTGTCCAACAGCCAGCAATTGGTGACCGCCAGCGGTTTGATCGGCCGCACCGTCACCGGCTTGGCCGACGACCAAACCAACACCACGGGAGTCGTTGACAAGATCACCGTTGAAACAAATGAGGACAACGAAACACGTTCTGTCAAAGTTCACGTGGGTCAGAAGACGATGCAAATAGAGAACATACGTGAAATTCAAACTGAGTAA
- a CDS encoding peptidase MA family metallohydrolase, with protein sequence MEAKNVRQSVSAPITLCKQIGVSCGVFALVAVFALQANAANYRTRNFIIEAPSAQLAKAVGDAAEKYRDDLASYWTGSKLPPWPTPCPVRVVAGNLPAQGVTTYNPAPVRDFQMEVVGTPERILDSVLPHEVTHTVLATHFGRPLPRWADEGICTTVEHDSEKAKHEAKLREFLSTRRGIAMNRLFLLTEYPSDVLPMYAQGYSVCRFLIEQQGPETFIQFLGDYMQRGSWTKHVQQHYGYDSLAELQEYWLAWVEAGSGPVAQFAKRSPRGQAGNTQIALASATGPSNAPAPTNPNRETRVAPATALAAASESSSWYVRQLNRKDATSDVETIPAGPGSSMTNATAQAASAAMAAEHGPSVRTSTSESSPRWMPPSVKSSGRYSVSTPQGESSGSWGGSRWR encoded by the coding sequence ATGGAAGCCAAAAACGTCCGGCAGTCTGTTTCTGCACCCATCACACTTTGCAAGCAAATCGGGGTGTCGTGCGGTGTCTTTGCTTTGGTGGCTGTATTCGCTTTGCAAGCAAATGCCGCCAACTATCGAACTCGGAACTTCATCATCGAAGCCCCCTCGGCTCAGCTTGCGAAAGCCGTGGGAGACGCAGCCGAAAAATACCGTGATGACTTGGCCAGCTATTGGACCGGCAGCAAATTGCCGCCTTGGCCAACGCCCTGCCCCGTTCGCGTGGTGGCGGGAAATTTGCCAGCTCAGGGAGTGACCACGTACAACCCCGCGCCCGTTCGTGATTTCCAAATGGAAGTCGTCGGAACGCCCGAGCGAATTCTCGATAGCGTGCTGCCTCACGAAGTCACCCACACGGTCTTGGCGACGCACTTCGGTCGGCCGCTTCCACGTTGGGCGGATGAGGGCATTTGCACGACCGTGGAACACGATTCAGAAAAAGCCAAACACGAAGCCAAGCTTCGCGAGTTTTTGTCGACCCGACGTGGCATCGCGATGAACCGTTTGTTCTTACTGACGGAGTATCCTTCGGATGTGTTGCCGATGTACGCCCAAGGCTACTCGGTTTGTCGTTTCTTGATCGAACAACAAGGCCCCGAGACGTTCATTCAGTTTCTCGGCGACTACATGCAACGTGGCTCGTGGACCAAACACGTGCAACAGCATTACGGATATGATTCGCTGGCCGAGCTTCAAGAGTACTGGTTGGCATGGGTGGAAGCGGGCAGCGGCCCCGTCGCACAATTCGCGAAACGCTCACCTCGTGGACAGGCAGGCAACACACAGATCGCTTTGGCAAGTGCCACCGGTCCTTCGAACGCACCGGCGCCAACCAATCCAAATCGCGAAACGCGGGTGGCTCCCGCAACGGCACTCGCGGCCGCCAGCGAGTCGTCGTCTTGGTACGTGCGGCAACTCAATCGAAAAGACGCCACATCCGACGTCGAGACCATTCCCGCGGGGCCTGGTTCGTCGATGACCAACGCGACGGCTCAAGCTGCATCCGCAGCCATGGCCGCGGAGCATGGTCCAAGCGTTCGAACCTCAACGTCCGAATCCTCGCCACGTTGGATGCCGCCTTCGGTCAAATCCAGCGGTCGCTATTCCGTTTCCACGCCGCAGGGTGAGTCCAGCGGATCTTGGGGCGGGAGTCGATGGCGATGA